A window of Mycolicibacterium fluoranthenivorans contains these coding sequences:
- a CDS encoding pyruvate carboxylase: MISKLLVANRGEIAIRAFRAAYELGIATVAVYAYEDRNSPHRLKADESYQIGEVGHPVRAYLTVDEIIRVAKHAGADAVYPGYGFLSENPELAAACARAGITFVGPGAHVLELTGNKARAIDAARAAGLPVLASSAPSASVEELVAAAAEMEFPLFVKAVSGGGGRGMRRVVDLGGLAEAIEAASREAESAFGDPNVYLEQAVLNPRHIEVQILADATGEVIHLFERDCSVQRRHQKVIELAPAPNFSQELRDRICSDAVAFARGIGYFCAGTVEFLLDERGHHVFIECNPRIQVEHTVTEEITDVDLVSSQLRIAAGETLVQLGLTQDTLTIRGAAMQCRITTEDPANGFRPDTGRITGYRSPGGAGIRLDGGTNLGAEIGAHFDSMLVKLTCRGRDFGVAAARAKRALAEFRIRGVSTNIPFLQAVIDDPDFREGRVTTSFIDDRPQLLTAHIPADRGTKMLNYLAEVTVNSPNRDRERVYPQDKLPDVDVISGPPPAGSKQRLVELGPQGFADWLRDSPAVGVTDTTFRDAHQSLLATRVRTTGLLAVAPYLAHMTPELLSVECWGGATYDVALRFLKEDPWERLAALREAIPNICLQMLLRGRNTVGYTPYPEIVTNAFVQEATDTGVDIFRIFDALNNVESMRPAIDAVRETGSAIAEVAMSYTGDLSNPAERLYTLDYWLRLAEEIVDAGAHVLAIKDMAGLLRPPAAATLVAALRSRFDLPVHVHTHDTPGGQLATYTAAWQAGASAVDGAAAPLAGTTSQPALSSIVAAAAHTSFDTGLSLDAVCALEPYWEALRKVYAPFDVAASGLVSPTGRVYTHEIPGGQLSNLRQQAIALGLGGQFEQIEGAYAGADRVLGRLVKVTPSSKVVGDLALALVGAGVTADEFAADPARFDIPDSVIGFLRGELGDPPGGWPEPLRTKALEGRAPAKPEVTLAVEDEKLLAQPGLVRQATLNRLLFPGPTREFEAHREIYGDTSGLSANQFFYGLRHGDEHRIRIEKGVELIVGLEAISEPDERGMRTVMCIINGQLRPVLVRDESVAAEVPAAEKADKTNPDHVAAPFAGVVTVGVAVGDAVEAGQTIATIEAMKMEAAITAPKAGTVARVAVSATAQVEGGDLLVVVGAAT, translated from the coding sequence GTGATTTCCAAACTCTTGGTAGCCAACCGCGGTGAGATCGCCATTCGCGCGTTTCGTGCGGCATACGAACTCGGTATCGCCACCGTCGCGGTGTACGCGTACGAGGACCGCAATTCGCCGCACCGCCTGAAGGCCGACGAGTCGTATCAGATCGGTGAGGTCGGGCATCCGGTGCGGGCCTACCTGACCGTCGACGAGATCATCCGGGTCGCCAAGCACGCCGGTGCGGATGCGGTGTACCCCGGTTACGGCTTCCTGTCGGAGAACCCAGAACTGGCGGCGGCGTGCGCGCGGGCGGGTATCACGTTCGTCGGTCCCGGTGCGCACGTGCTGGAGCTGACGGGTAACAAGGCCCGTGCCATCGACGCTGCGCGCGCGGCCGGGCTGCCCGTGCTGGCCTCGTCGGCGCCGTCGGCGTCGGTCGAGGAGCTGGTCGCGGCGGCCGCCGAGATGGAATTCCCGTTGTTCGTGAAGGCGGTGTCTGGCGGCGGTGGCCGCGGTATGCGGCGTGTGGTGGATCTCGGCGGGCTGGCCGAGGCGATCGAGGCGGCCTCCCGAGAGGCCGAGTCCGCGTTCGGCGATCCCAACGTGTACCTGGAACAGGCGGTGCTCAACCCGCGCCATATCGAGGTGCAGATCCTCGCCGACGCCACGGGCGAGGTCATCCACCTGTTCGAACGGGACTGCAGTGTGCAGCGCCGTCACCAGAAGGTCATCGAGCTCGCCCCCGCGCCGAACTTCAGCCAGGAATTGCGGGACCGGATCTGTTCGGACGCAGTCGCTTTCGCTCGCGGTATCGGATATTTCTGTGCGGGCACGGTGGAGTTCCTGCTCGACGAGCGTGGTCACCACGTGTTCATCGAGTGCAATCCGCGGATCCAGGTGGAGCACACGGTGACCGAGGAGATCACCGATGTGGACCTGGTGTCCTCCCAGTTGCGCATCGCCGCGGGGGAGACGCTGGTCCAGCTGGGCTTGACGCAGGACACCCTGACCATCCGCGGGGCGGCCATGCAGTGCCGTATCACCACCGAGGACCCTGCCAACGGGTTCCGCCCGGACACCGGCCGGATCACCGGGTACCGCTCCCCGGGTGGTGCGGGCATCCGGCTCGATGGCGGCACGAACCTGGGTGCCGAGATCGGCGCGCACTTCGATTCGATGCTGGTGAAGCTCACCTGCCGCGGCCGGGATTTCGGCGTGGCGGCGGCCCGCGCCAAACGTGCGTTGGCGGAGTTCCGGATTCGCGGGGTGTCGACCAACATCCCGTTCCTGCAGGCCGTGATCGACGATCCCGATTTCCGCGAGGGACGGGTGACGACCTCGTTCATCGACGACCGGCCGCAGTTGCTGACGGCGCACATTCCCGCCGATCGCGGTACCAAGATGCTCAACTACCTGGCCGAGGTGACGGTCAACTCACCCAATCGGGACCGTGAGCGGGTCTACCCGCAGGACAAACTGCCCGATGTCGACGTCATCTCGGGCCCACCGCCGGCAGGGAGCAAGCAGCGGCTGGTGGAGCTCGGGCCGCAGGGGTTCGCCGACTGGCTGCGTGATTCGCCGGCTGTCGGCGTCACCGACACGACGTTCCGCGATGCGCATCAGTCGCTGTTGGCCACCCGCGTGCGTACCACCGGATTGCTGGCCGTCGCGCCGTACCTGGCGCATATGACGCCGGAGCTGTTGTCCGTCGAATGCTGGGGTGGGGCGACTTACGATGTCGCGCTGCGGTTCTTGAAGGAGGACCCGTGGGAGCGGCTGGCCGCCCTGCGTGAGGCGATCCCGAACATCTGTCTGCAGATGCTGCTGCGGGGCCGCAACACGGTGGGCTACACGCCGTACCCGGAGATCGTGACCAACGCGTTCGTCCAAGAGGCCACCGATACCGGGGTCGACATCTTCCGGATCTTCGATGCGCTGAACAACGTCGAATCGATGCGGCCCGCCATCGACGCGGTGCGTGAAACCGGTTCGGCGATAGCCGAAGTCGCCATGTCCTACACCGGCGACCTGTCCAATCCGGCTGAGCGGCTCTACACCCTGGACTACTGGCTGCGCCTGGCCGAAGAGATCGTCGATGCCGGGGCGCATGTGCTGGCGATCAAGGACATGGCCGGCCTGCTGCGCCCGCCCGCGGCGGCGACGTTGGTTGCCGCACTGCGCTCGCGGTTCGACCTACCGGTGCACGTGCACACCCATGACACGCCCGGCGGGCAGCTGGCCACCTACACGGCGGCCTGGCAGGCCGGCGCATCGGCGGTCGACGGTGCGGCTGCACCGCTGGCGGGCACCACCAGCCAGCCGGCGCTGTCGTCGATCGTGGCGGCCGCGGCGCACACCTCGTTCGACACCGGATTGTCCCTGGACGCCGTCTGTGCCCTGGAGCCGTACTGGGAGGCGCTGCGAAAGGTCTACGCACCCTTCGATGTTGCGGCATCCGGTCTCGTTTCCCCGACCGGCCGGGTCTACACCCACGAGATCCCCGGCGGCCAGCTGAGCAACCTGCGCCAGCAGGCCATCGCGCTGGGGCTCGGTGGCCAGTTCGAGCAGATCGAGGGTGCCTACGCGGGCGCTGACAGGGTGCTCGGCCGGCTGGTGAAGGTCACCCCGTCGAGCAAGGTGGTGGGCGATCTGGCGCTGGCGCTGGTCGGCGCCGGAGTCACCGCCGATGAGTTCGCGGCCGACCCGGCCCGATTCGATATCCCGGACTCGGTGATCGGCTTCCTGCGCGGCGAACTCGGTGATCCGCCGGGAGGCTGGCCGGAACCGTTGCGCACCAAGGCTCTTGAGGGCCGCGCGCCGGCAAAGCCCGAGGTCACCCTGGCCGTCGAGGACGAGAAGCTGCTGGCGCAGCCGGGGCTGGTGCGGCAGGCGACGCTGAACCGGCTGTTGTTCCCCGGTCCGACGCGCGAGTTCGAGGCCCATCGCGAAATATATGGCGACACTTCGGGTTTGAGTGCGAATCAGTTCTTCTACGGCCTACGCCACGGTGACGAGCATCGCATCCGGATCGAGAAGGGTGTCGAGCTGATCGTCGGCCTGGAGGCCATCTCCGAGCCCGACGAACGGGGTATGCGCACGGTCATGTGCATCATCAACGGGCAGCTGCGCCCGGTGCTGGTGCGCGACGAATCGGTGGCCGCCGAAGTTCCGGCCGCCGAGAAGGCCGATAAGACCAACCCCGATCATGTGGCGGCCCCGTTCGCCGGGGTGGTCACCGTCGGTGTCGCCGTCGGGGACGCCGTCGAGGCCGGGCAGACCATCGCGACCATCGAGGCCATGAAGATGGAGGCCGCCATCACCGCGCCGAAGGCCGGTACCGTGGCGCGCGTCGCCGTCAGTGCCACGGCACAGGTCGAAGGCGGCGACCTGCTGGTGGTGGTGGGGGCAGCGACCTGA
- a CDS encoding vitamin K epoxide reductase family protein has protein sequence MEAAEEVRPASAWWVLIAGITGLAAALTLTIEKIELLINPAYVPSCSINPVLSCGSVMITHQASVFGFPNPLIGIGAFSVVVVTGVLAVAKVRLPRWYWIGLTIGSALGVVFVHWLIFQSLYRIGALCPYCMVVWSVTIPLFVVAASIALRGEAATSTVGRLLYQWRWSLVALWFTSLLLMILVRFWNYWSTLL, from the coding sequence TATCACCGGACTGGCGGCGGCGCTCACGCTGACGATCGAGAAGATCGAGCTCCTGATCAACCCGGCCTACGTGCCGTCGTGCAGCATCAACCCGGTGCTGTCCTGCGGGTCGGTCATGATCACCCACCAGGCGTCGGTGTTCGGTTTTCCCAATCCGCTGATCGGCATCGGTGCGTTCAGCGTCGTGGTGGTCACCGGTGTGCTCGCGGTGGCGAAGGTGCGGCTCCCGCGCTGGTACTGGATCGGGCTGACGATCGGTAGCGCCCTGGGTGTGGTGTTCGTCCACTGGCTGATCTTCCAGAGCCTGTACCGCATCGGTGCGCTGTGCCCGTACTGCATGGTGGTCTGGTCCGTCACCATCCCGCTGTTCGTCGTCGCCGCGTCCATCGCCCTGCGTGGGGAGGCCGCGACCAGCACCGTAGGCCGTCTGCTCTACCAGTGGCGCTGGTCGCTGGTGGCGCTCTGGTTCACCTCACTGCTGCTGATGATCCTGGTGAGGTTCTGGAATTACTGGTCAACGCTTCTGTAA